In Microbacterium sp. ABRD28, the genomic stretch CAGTAGGTGAACTGCAGCGCGGGGATCATCGAGAGCACGATGACGGGAACCCCGAGGATGACGCTGCCGATCACCCTCTGTCGCAGCGACCGGAGCTCGGGGTCGTCACGTCCCTCGGTCGACGCGGCCGTCGGGTCGGGCTCGGGCGGAGCGGGAAGCGCCGCGGTGTAGCCGGTCTTCTCGACCTCGGCGATGAGCGTGGCGGGGTCGGTGCCCGCGGGCACCTCGACGTGCGCCTTCTCGGTGGCGTAGTTCACGCTCGCCGTCACTCCGTCGAGCTTGTTGAGCTTGCGCTCGATGCGGTTGGCGCACGACGCGCACGTCATGCCGCCGATCTCGAGCTCGACGCGGTCGGTCGGGCCAGGCTGCACGGTGGTCACGATGCCTCCACTCGGAAGGTGGCGGTGTGCACCTCTCCGTCGATCTTGACATCGAGGTACAGCAGGTACGCGCCGGCGCTCGGCACGTCGGCGGCGAACGACACGGTGCCCGGCTCGTGGCCGTCGGCGTGCTCGGGGTGCACGTGCAGGTAGGCGAGATCGCCTTCGCGGAGCGCCACGAGGTGGCCGTCGGCGCCGAGATAGGGCTCGAGCTCGACGGGCCGGCCGTCGCGAGACACCGTGAACCCGAGGAAGGATTCGCCGCCCGCGTCGAGGTCGCCGGTCATCGTCAACTCGAAGGGCCCCGCCGACGCCGCCGTTCCCGAGACCGGAGCGGATGCCTCGACGGCACCCTCCACCAGCACGGAACGGGTCAGGGTGAGGCCTTCGCCGAGCTCGCTCGGCACGATGTCGGCGTAGACGCGGTAGCCGCCCGCGGCATCCCAGGTCCAGGGGATCGTCCAGCGGCCGTCCGCGCCCAGCGTCGGGTGCTCGTGCCGGAACGCGGCGCCGTCGGTGCGGACGACGATGAGATGGAGGTCCTTTTCGTGGGCGACGTCGTACTCGGTGACGGGGTCACCGCCCGGCCCCGTGATCTCGAACGACAGGATGCCGGCTTCGCCGACCTCGCTCGGAGCATCGACCTCAGACAGGGTGTACCCCCGGTCGCTCGCGGTGACGCCGGTGACGGCACCCCCGCTCTCCGTGAGGTCGGCGCTCCCCGACTCTTCGTGAGCCGACCCACCGTCATCGTGACCACCCGCCGCGCCTGACGGGGTGGTTGATGGCGAATGCGGTGTCTCGGCGTGCGCGCCGGCGGGGTCCGTCGGTCCCGACGCCGCCGACGACGGCACGTCGGGCGCGACGAGCGCCGCCACGCCGAAGGACGCGCCGAACACCAGCGCGAGCCCTCCGGCGTAGAGGCCGAGTCGGACCGGGGCGTTCATGTCAGGCGCGAGCCGCCTGGTAGCCGGCCTCTTCGACCGCGGCGATGACCGCGGCGTCGTCGACAGGCGTCTCGGCCGAAACGACGAGCTTTCCGGTCTGGGCCGACACGTCGACGAC encodes the following:
- a CDS encoding heavy-metal-associated domain-containing protein; the protein is MSATTEYTVTGMTCGHCEMSVREEVSEIAGLTVVDVSAQTGKLVVSAETPVDDAAVIAAVEEAGYQAARA
- a CDS encoding heavy-metal-associated domain-containing protein → MNAPVRLGLYAGGLALVFGASFGVAALVAPDVPSSAASGPTDPAGAHAETPHSPSTTPSGAAGGHDDGGSAHEESGSADLTESGGAVTGVTASDRGYTLSEVDAPSEVGEAGILSFEITGPGGDPVTEYDVAHEKDLHLIVVRTDGAAFRHEHPTLGADGRWTIPWTWDAAGGYRVYADIVPSELGEGLTLTRSVLVEGAVEASAPVSGTAASAGPFELTMTGDLDAGGESFLGFTVSRDGRPVELEPYLGADGHLVALREGDLAYLHVHPEHADGHEPGTVSFAADVPSAGAYLLYLDVKIDGEVHTATFRVEAS